From the Halobellus litoreus genome, the window CAGCAGTTTGTTCCGGTCGCCGAAGCGGGTGCTCGCCCCAGCGGCGAGGAGCACGCCCGCGACTCGGGAACTGTCCCGCGTTCGGTCGCGCTCGCTTCTCTTTCCCTCGAACGGCGGGGAGACGACCGGGACGTCGCCGGCGCCGCCCGTCATCGCTCGACGACCGGGTAGGGGACGACGTCCACCGACTGGTCGCGCGCGACGCCCTCGCCCGTGAGGACGAACCCGTCGGCGCGGGTGGCTCTCGTGCTCGACGAGAGGACGCTGGGATCGAACGACTCCTCGTAGACCGACAGCGACGAGTCGGCGTGGCCGAGTGGCATCGCGACGGCGACGTCGTCGCCACCGTCATCACCGTCGGTGTCACCGGCTTCGAGCGTGACCGGAATCGCGTAGGCGAACCCGGGCGTCGCGATGCCGACGTCCCGCGCCATCCGGGCGGGCACCGTCGGCAGCGACGTCTCGCCCGTGAAGAACGGCCGCGCGACGAGCGTTGTCACCGCGTGTGCGCCCACCGGCTTCCCGGGGATGGCGAGCGCGACGGCGTCGTGGTCGGGCAGTTCGGCGACGGCGATCGGTTTCCCCGGGCGGAGCCGCACCCGGTGGAACAGCACCTCGCCGAGCGACTGGAGGGCGCGCACCACGTAGTCCTTGTCGCCGACGCTCGTCCCACCCGTCGTCACGACGACGTCGTGCTCGTGGGCCAGGTCCGCGATCCGCGACTCGACGCGGTCGTAGTCGTCCGGCACCGTCCCCTCGTAGGCGGCCTCGTGGCCCCACGAGCGCACCAGCCCCGCGAGCATCGGGGAGTCGAGGTCGGTGTGTCGGCCCTCGTGGATCTCCGTTCCGGTCGCGAGCAGACCGACGGAGAGGCGGGCGCGAACCGCGACGGACTCGATCCCGAGGTCGCCCAAGAGGATGGCGTCCTTCGGGGCGAGCCGTTCGCCCGCCTCGAACAGCCGTTCTCCCTCGGCGACGTTGCTCCCGCGCTCGTAGACGTACGTCCCGGGTT encodes:
- a CDS encoding molybdopterin molybdotransferase MoeA, producing MSDTDHSHDDLIGWEEGAERVRRLRERWLPTADTETVALDRIAGRTLAEPIESPVDVPARSHATMDGFAFDATDEYPLSVVDADVFPEDDPPALEPGEAIRIATGAPVPTAANAVLKREEATVEEGRLTGTELEPGTYVYERGSNVAEGERLFEAGERLAPKDAILLGDLGIESVAVRARLSVGLLATGTEIHEGRHTDLDSPMLAGLVRSWGHEAAYEGTVPDDYDRVESRIADLAHEHDVVVTTGGTSVGDKDYVVRALQSLGEVLFHRVRLRPGKPIAVAELPDHDAVALAIPGKPVGAHAVTTLVARPFFTGETSLPTVPARMARDVGIATPGFAYAIPVTLEAGDTDGDDGGDDVAVAMPLGHADSSLSVYEESFDPSVLSSSTRATRADGFVLTGEGVARDQSVDVVPYPVVER